The Pyrodictium delaneyi genome contains a region encoding:
- a CDS encoding DUF5518 domain-containing protein, which produces MVLAVFAGFLARLVLSVVFPPLAADFLGGALAGFLAGGPMHRGFLAGFLAGILGALFIAIVVTVLGTLFAGIVGLLAGGAVGTMLVLMGVLGAVLSGLGGVFGALLRGMRS; this is translated from the coding sequence ATGGTTCTCGCTGTCTTCGCGGGGTTCCTGGCTAGACTAGTATTGAGCGTAGTATTCCCGCCCCTTGCTGCTGACTTCCTTGGCGGCGCTCTAGCCGGCTTCCTAGCAGGCGGCCCCATGCATCGTGGTTTCCTGGCCGGCTTCCTTGCCGGAATACTCGGCGCCCTCTTCATAGCCATAGTCGTGACTGTCCTCGGTACGCTCTTTGCTGGCATAGTAGGGCTCCTCGCTGGCGGTGCAGTAGGTACAATGCTGGTTCTCATGGGCGTCCTCGGTGCCGTGCTCTCAGGGCTCGGTGGAGTCTTTGGCGCTCTACTACGTGGTATGCGCAGCTAG
- a CDS encoding carbon starvation protein A, which yields MAVPAGIVALAILVVYAAAYVFYGRHILEKRVVRASAERKTPAYTKFDGIDYVPANKYVLYGHHFASIAGAGPIVGPAIAVAYGWALPILWVIFGNVFMGAVHDYLALMASVRHGGVSIMTVSENVMGRKAKYIFLLYVYSALILVLAAFFSVNAKLFAVQPSAASKAMIYMPIAVLLGILLYRTRLSPAASTLTAIVLLLAGIAFAVKYPFLIPGDAYHTWMLLLALYSFIASILPVWYLLQPRDYLNAYLLWGFVALAIIGSLGIAGEGLTGPAYTSFAPKILGGVPTPFWPAIPLIIACGSLSGFHSVVASGTTSKQLANELDALLIGYGGMLTEGAVASLAVIIPIAYAWQHPEFAGFLQAMGMSPEVIAAYQEKGILALNKIQRFTLGYGFTVGQALGGSETIAVFMAKFAGIALATFVLTTLDSATRLARFAWQEMFDWLAERNQSAYKIIANRFVAGGIAVLLGLALGYPNVTINGKQVAAFNIVWPAFAGTNQLLAALALLTAALWVYAVLRVRGAASMFIQIPAWFLWITVTAGLIWWIVKVLPTYPPIQKIGAGSIVIISLIVDFLLIYLYVTGLMKAKKAEAAKAVER from the coding sequence ATGGCAGTCCCCGCAGGAATTGTAGCGCTAGCCATCCTAGTCGTATACGCTGCCGCCTACGTGTTCTACGGCCGCCACATACTAGAGAAGAGAGTTGTAAGGGCCTCTGCCGAGCGTAAGACTCCGGCCTATACGAAGTTTGACGGTATAGACTACGTGCCCGCTAACAAGTATGTGCTCTACGGCCACCACTTCGCTAGCATAGCTGGTGCCGGACCTATAGTTGGCCCAGCCATCGCCGTCGCCTATGGCTGGGCACTGCCCATACTCTGGGTGATCTTCGGCAACGTGTTCATGGGTGCTGTCCACGACTACCTTGCACTAATGGCCAGCGTGAGGCACGGCGGAGTATCGATAATGACCGTCTCCGAGAACGTGATGGGCCGCAAGGCTAAGTACATATTCCTGCTATACGTCTACTCAGCACTGATACTGGTACTAGCAGCCTTCTTCAGCGTAAACGCCAAACTGTTCGCAGTACAGCCATCAGCAGCCTCCAAGGCAATGATCTACATGCCCATAGCGGTGCTGCTAGGCATCCTGCTCTACCGTACCCGTCTAAGCCCCGCCGCTAGCACGCTCACAGCCATAGTGCTGCTACTAGCCGGCATAGCGTTCGCTGTAAAGTACCCATTCCTCATACCTGGCGACGCCTACCACACATGGATGCTCCTACTAGCACTCTACAGCTTCATAGCCAGCATACTTCCGGTCTGGTACCTGCTACAGCCACGCGACTACCTCAACGCATACCTACTATGGGGCTTCGTAGCACTCGCGATCATAGGCTCGCTGGGCATAGCAGGCGAGGGACTAACAGGGCCAGCGTACACCAGCTTCGCGCCAAAGATACTAGGCGGAGTACCTACACCCTTCTGGCCAGCAATACCTCTAATCATAGCTTGTGGCTCCCTCAGCGGCTTCCACAGCGTAGTAGCAAGCGGTACGACTAGCAAGCAGCTAGCCAACGAGCTAGACGCGTTGCTAATAGGTTACGGCGGCATGTTGACAGAGGGTGCTGTGGCAAGCCTGGCTGTCATCATACCGATAGCCTATGCATGGCAGCACCCAGAGTTCGCAGGCTTCCTCCAGGCAATGGGAATGAGCCCTGAAGTCATAGCAGCATACCAGGAGAAGGGCATACTTGCACTCAACAAGATACAGCGCTTCACACTGGGCTATGGATTCACGGTGGGCCAGGCGCTCGGCGGCAGTGAGACAATAGCAGTATTCATGGCCAAGTTCGCCGGCATAGCACTAGCCACCTTCGTGCTAACCACACTTGACTCCGCAACGAGGCTAGCAAGGTTCGCATGGCAGGAGATGTTCGACTGGCTAGCAGAGAGGAACCAGAGCGCCTACAAGATAATCGCTAACAGGTTCGTTGCCGGCGGTATAGCTGTGCTACTAGGCCTGGCCCTGGGCTACCCCAACGTGACGATAAACGGTAAACAGGTAGCAGCCTTCAACATAGTATGGCCGGCGTTCGCTGGCACAAACCAGCTGCTAGCAGCACTAGCACTACTAACAGCCGCTCTATGGGTCTACGCTGTCCTGAGAGTACGCGGCGCAGCCAGCATGTTCATACAGATACCTGCATGGTTCCTATGGATAACAGTAACTGCTGGTCTAATCTGGTGGATCGTAAAGGTGCTGCCAACATACCCGCCAATACAGAAGATAGGCGCCGGCTCGATAGTAATAATATCGCTCATAGTGGACTTCCTGCTAATCTACCTCTACGTCACAGGACTCATGAAGGCCAAGAAGGCCGAGGCTGCAAAGGCTGTAGAGCGCTAA
- the glmU gene encoding bifunctional sugar-1-phosphate nucleotidylyltransferase/acetyltransferase encodes MSRYAVVLAAGRGERLWPLTSTRPKPLLPLPGGGTLLTRLLGQLGGIVDGVVVVVAKGWAGEAVKKLLDQRGFTVSYAVQEEPRGTGDAARVGLRALPRSVDEVLLVNGDLLVSRGLLEAVASAEAPALAAVPSERPWEYGVVEANQQGCLQGLREKPVDAKPGSLVNTGVYLVPRQRFEELLEDLKPSPRGELEVTDAIAALAAETCFRVVEGRWLWMDVGRPWELIDAYKAVFMEKMEGRSEPLVEGEVEPGAVLRGPVYVAPDAVVRGHTVVEGPAWIEGEAGPLARLRPWSFLLEGSRAGAHTEVKASILMEGAKAPHLNYVGDSVLGEQVNLGAGTVTANLRFDHATVKMTLKGRRVDTGRKKLGAFLGGYAQTGVNVSLLPGVRIGAYSWVYPGLVVARDVPDCSFARPGPEGVEVQSLRDRIDCPGHLLDER; translated from the coding sequence TTGTCCCGTTACGCGGTGGTTCTCGCGGCTGGGCGTGGCGAGAGACTCTGGCCGCTCACTAGTACCCGGCCTAAGCCTTTGCTCCCCCTCCCCGGCGGCGGGACGCTCCTAACCCGGCTCCTAGGCCAGCTCGGAGGCATTGTCGATGGCGTAGTAGTCGTGGTTGCGAAGGGCTGGGCCGGAGAGGCTGTGAAGAAGCTCCTTGATCAGCGGGGCTTCACGGTCTCCTACGCTGTACAGGAGGAGCCCCGTGGCACCGGGGATGCAGCCCGTGTAGGGCTCCGGGCACTCCCCCGCTCGGTAGACGAGGTGCTCCTGGTCAACGGGGACCTACTCGTCTCCCGCGGGCTCCTAGAAGCGGTAGCGTCAGCTGAGGCTCCAGCGCTCGCAGCGGTACCGAGCGAGAGGCCCTGGGAGTACGGCGTAGTCGAGGCAAATCAACAGGGCTGCCTCCAGGGGCTCCGCGAGAAACCAGTAGACGCTAAGCCAGGGAGCCTCGTGAACACCGGAGTATACCTGGTGCCCCGTCAGCGCTTTGAGGAACTCCTCGAAGACTTGAAGCCCAGTCCCCGCGGCGAGCTAGAGGTAACAGACGCGATCGCGGCTCTTGCAGCCGAGACATGCTTCCGAGTAGTAGAAGGCCGATGGCTCTGGATGGATGTGGGCCGGCCCTGGGAGCTGATAGACGCCTACAAGGCAGTATTCATGGAGAAGATGGAGGGTCGCAGCGAGCCCCTCGTCGAGGGCGAAGTGGAGCCGGGCGCGGTGCTCCGTGGCCCCGTCTACGTTGCCCCCGATGCTGTTGTCCGGGGCCATACGGTGGTGGAGGGTCCTGCATGGATAGAGGGCGAGGCGGGACCCCTAGCGCGGTTGCGACCCTGGAGCTTCCTCCTAGAGGGCAGCAGGGCTGGCGCGCACACGGAGGTGAAGGCTAGCATACTCATGGAGGGGGCTAAGGCGCCACACCTCAATTATGTGGGCGACAGTGTGCTAGGCGAGCAGGTTAACCTCGGAGCGGGGACGGTGACTGCCAACCTCCGCTTCGACCACGCCACGGTGAAGATGACGCTGAAGGGCCGCCGTGTGGACACTGGCCGGAAGAAGCTGGGCGCGTTCCTGGGCGGTTACGCCCAGACTGGTGTAAACGTCTCCCTGTTGCCAGGTGTGCGTATTGGCGCCTATAGCTGGGTATACCCAGGCTTAGTGGTGGCCCGTGACGTGCCCGACTGTAGCTTCGCCCGCCCCGGCCCAGAAGGAGTAGAGGTACAAAGCCTGCGAGACAGAATAGATTGTCCAGGTCACCTTTTGGACGAAAGGTAA
- a CDS encoding ArsA family ATPase, producing the protein MPQLIDGLDQRVWRLPHVIMIMGKGGVGKTTVGLRLAIELARLGRRVLLASLDPAGHLLEYLGLPGPLREVEAAPGIRAIQYEVDGLARKVAEEYSLLLRRLMPGLQALGVEDVVETVREAPGFEEEVFLRILSSLYERRDVDVVIVDMPPTGIALRVVALPRLHLFWVERLRELREKIVSIKYAIANALGRHAEADDPVLRRLEELRSRYQGLLGEIEDPLRTSVVAVATPEPLPVYEVSVIAKKLQEHRVALKMIVANRVLGERAQQLGLEEMERQALTRLEEIRCSLRPSPSLAVIAHMSRPPSSLRDAEALGDYILKIKHGCKRE; encoded by the coding sequence TTGCCGCAGCTCATCGACGGGCTAGACCAGAGGGTATGGAGGCTACCACACGTAATAATGATCATGGGCAAGGGTGGTGTAGGTAAGACCACAGTAGGGCTCCGGCTTGCAATAGAGCTAGCTAGGTTGGGACGCCGTGTCCTGCTTGCGAGCCTGGATCCTGCTGGCCATTTGCTAGAGTATCTTGGGCTTCCGGGCCCTCTCCGCGAGGTCGAGGCGGCTCCAGGAATAAGGGCTATACAGTATGAGGTCGATGGCCTCGCGCGGAAGGTAGCCGAAGAATACTCGTTGCTGCTCCGCCGCCTTATGCCCGGCCTCCAGGCACTCGGTGTAGAGGACGTAGTTGAGACCGTGAGAGAGGCGCCAGGATTCGAGGAGGAGGTGTTTCTAAGGATACTATCTAGTCTCTATGAGCGACGCGACGTAGACGTGGTTATAGTTGACATGCCTCCCACGGGTATAGCGTTACGTGTTGTCGCGCTTCCACGGCTCCACCTTTTCTGGGTAGAGAGACTAAGAGAGTTAAGGGAGAAGATCGTGTCGATAAAGTATGCTATAGCTAACGCGCTAGGGCGCCACGCTGAAGCCGATGACCCGGTTCTACGGAGGCTCGAAGAGCTGAGGAGCCGTTATCAAGGCCTTCTAGGCGAGATAGAAGATCCCCTCCGAACGAGCGTTGTAGCAGTAGCTACTCCAGAGCCTCTGCCTGTCTACGAGGTCAGCGTCATAGCCAAGAAGCTGCAGGAGCACAGAGTAGCGCTGAAGATGATCGTGGCTAACCGTGTACTCGGCGAGCGTGCACAGCAGCTAGGCCTAGAGGAGATGGAGAGACAAGCCCTTACGAGACTTGAGGAGATTAGGTGTAGCCTCAGACCGTCGCCGAGCCTAGCTGTGATAGCCCATATGAGCCGGCCGCCGAGCAGTCTTAGGGACGCAGAAGCTCTAGGAGACTACATACTCAAGATCAAACATGGGTGCAAAAGGGAGTAA
- the pyrH gene encoding UMP kinase, with amino-acid sequence MPGLPGTVVVKISGKHINPEKPNMVKGYAEVFRSLHREGYRLAVVVGGGPVARAYIAAAREAGVNRALQDVLGIEAARLNARLLAAALHPEAYPEPPRSIWEALEAAATGKIVIAGGFQPGQSTAGVAALLAEALNADLLVLATTVDGVYTADPRRSPEAKLIPRLDYETLRKVLQQSVEPGRYELLDPLALSIVERSKIPVRVVNGSDPDNVARVVRGSDVGSLIATTKQ; translated from the coding sequence GTGCCAGGATTGCCCGGCACGGTGGTCGTGAAGATTAGCGGGAAGCACATCAACCCGGAGAAGCCGAACATGGTCAAGGGCTACGCGGAGGTCTTCCGGAGTCTCCATAGGGAGGGCTACCGGCTCGCAGTAGTCGTAGGCGGCGGCCCGGTAGCACGCGCCTACATAGCCGCCGCGCGTGAGGCAGGCGTGAACCGTGCACTTCAGGACGTGCTCGGAATCGAGGCCGCCCGGCTCAACGCCCGGCTGTTAGCTGCTGCACTACATCCCGAGGCTTACCCGGAGCCTCCTCGGAGTATCTGGGAGGCCCTAGAGGCAGCCGCTACCGGGAAAATAGTCATAGCGGGCGGGTTCCAGCCAGGCCAGAGTACCGCTGGTGTTGCTGCACTGCTAGCAGAGGCTCTTAACGCCGATCTCCTGGTACTAGCAACTACGGTCGACGGCGTTTATACTGCCGACCCCCGTAGGAGCCCCGAGGCGAAGCTCATACCTAGGCTAGACTATGAAACGCTCCGAAAGGTGCTCCAGCAAAGCGTAGAGCCAGGCCGCTACGAGCTACTAGACCCCCTAGCACTCTCCATAGTTGAGAGAAGCAAGATCCCGGTAAGAGTAGTCAACGGCAGCGACCCCGATAACGTTGCTAGGGTGGTCCGTGGAAGTGACGTAGGCAGCCTCATAGCTACTACGAAACAGTAA